The genomic region GACTAAACCTCCTCACAACTTAGTAAAGTCAATGCATACACATTTACATCTTAAATAGCTGTGATTATTATAAATATTCATGAACTCATCTTATGTACTGAATGATTTCTTGAAAACAACATACCTATTCTTACGTCTGCATTTCTTCCTCTTCTTGTGCCGTTTTACTGGTGATAGGCTGATCTCTGGTGGCACTTCATAAGAACCATTGGCCAGAGAAACCAAGTTGACACTGGTGGCCCTGTTCATTAACACACCTGAAATACCTGCACAAACCCATTTAGCTGATGAGGCCTTACTAACAGGAGAGACTGTGCCTCTTCCATCGGGGTGAGTCTTTATGGGTGGCACTTTTGTAATCTTTCTGAATGCAGGAACATAACCATTGACCATGTCATATGGTTTGCTGGTGATCGGTGTGCCAGCTGCTGTGTTCTTGCAGATTCCATTGCAAACAGCCGGACAGTCTTCGTAATGAAGGATTCCATTAACCAAGGCCGTGTGTTGGACCAGACCACAAGCTCTACTGGTGTACCAACGGGATCCTCTTCTTTTGCCCACATCATTCATGTCAATCTGAGGCATGGTATTCACTACAATCTAGAACTGGAGGGTTAAAAAGAAAACAAGACAATATGGAAATCCAAAAACTGCAGTGACGCAAAGACATCCAAGTTAGgtggactgaaaactttaaattgtctataattgtgcgtgcaggtgtgaatgtgtttatctatagagggttttcatgtgacgtatcggtcacgtcattttgagTCCGTGGCCATTTTGGATTACGACGCAGTGgtcgctgtgatacgctacgtgcatttggcgaacaattgcagaagcttcaacgtcggtgtgaagaagcctcacggcaccgtggcgctgagagagatcctccgctaacagaaatccactgttaccagaattttatcttattttattcggcaataaaattatataagaatacataaaaataccgctgaggataacacaagaacgcttctaaTACAGATGCTTatgtacattgtggtcctcgaacacggagctgctgatccgcaagctgcccttccagcgcctggtgagagaaatcgctcaggacttcaagactgacctccgctttcagagctccgctgtgatgctctgcaggaggccggcgaggctgacctggtcggcagcttcctagttcacaatatcacagtgtgacactgtcggccagttcgttatatcaccactaaattcactatctggtataagatacgggtccactgaaccaactgctacacattgatcacgataaatagctttatctcgaggatttaaggCATCATAATAACCGtaaattctctccatttttctatcatgcgccagcctccttgtaatacagaatggagacggcacctgtcctgcagcaaatcggtcacgtgattgaaaaccctctatatgtgGCCCGGGGACAGACACATATAAGCTTTTATCATCTACATATAACCTTTTAGATGAGTTTCATGATGTGTTTGAAATACGCATCAAACAGTGCATCAAAGGGAGACAATTAAATCTCGTGTAAAAACAATGGTGTGGTTTTTCTGCTGTCAAGAAAGTGAAAGTGGTTTCCCATCTAAGAAAAGTCTTTATAAAGACACCGTTGGTGCTGGGAAAAAAACTTTGGCTCACATCCTCAAATAgaaaaataaacagatttacCATGAAAAATCGCTTCTACAGTTGTACTTATTGGAAATAAACCCTGTTATAATGAATTTAACACTATCGTTTTCTGTtaatttattgattatttatttatggaaTTTAAGTAATGTAACTTTACATTTACTCATTGAATTTGACAGTAGTGTATATTTATAAGTCAGACACATGAGACGAgcgtttattttcagatgttttaaagtctaattcaagtttttttttctttttttttttttaatgggaacgCGCACGAGCTTCTCTTAGCTAATAAGCTAGCCAAATTTACTTTAGCGTTAACCTCGTTTGGTTTGGACTGACACCAATTTAAGGAATACCACAATTTAATTAAAGACAAAAGTTTGTTAACGCTTAAAACGTGTGTTCACTGACAGAAATTGTAACAGTCTTCGATTCACTCTTACCATTAGGCTGAGACACACAGCTCGGGCGAAGCACCCCTCCACGAGCAAGGACACGCATGTACCAAGGTGCACGATAGGGGGCGACAGTCCAACAGCAAATGAAATGTCACATTACGGAAGCAGATTACGGCCAAATTTAATACAGTAACAGCCCAAAATGTCACATTAGGGAACCAGATTAGGCCCACATTTAATACAGTAACACAAACGAAATGTCACATTACGGAACCACATTAGGCCCAAATTTGATACAGTAAGACAACCAAAATGTCACATTACAGAAGCATATTAGGGCGAAATTTGAAACAGTAACAGAATTAAATGTCACATTATAGAATCAACTTCGGGCCAAATTTGACACAGTAACACAAATTAAATGTTATGTTACAGAAGCACATTAAGGCCAAATTTGAAACAGTAACAGAACTTAATGCCACATTATGG from Thalassophryne amazonica chromosome 15, fThaAma1.1, whole genome shotgun sequence harbors:
- the LOC117526377 gene encoding uncharacterized protein LOC117526377, which produces MPQIDMNDVGKRRGSRWYTSRACGLVQHTALVNGILHYEDCPAVCNGICKNTAAGTPITSKPYDMVNGYVPAFRKITKVPPIKTHPDGRGTVSPVSKASSAKWVCAGISGVLMNRATSVNLVSLANGSYEVPPEISLSPVKRHKKRKKCRRKNSRTEVACPTSVHSLMLSEEQEDWDSEIQEVPLTDRGKICLGIKPYDAEDVISSALRGLNLNQKDSADVPVTARYIPAVHHPCPIRLSCYSTPTEPGQFADADE